A section of the Streptomyces sp. Je 1-369 genome encodes:
- a CDS encoding flavin monoamine oxidase family protein, which translates to MNAQPSRRSVMAAAGSTTVTAGLVASAPQAAAASTHASTLAPPAAPNAPPQGADRQTCLAVARAILVLDDDNRPLTPAYTDILLGKGLPRGGVSRRVLVVGAGPAGLVAAHLLREAGHDVTVLEANANRVGGRIKTFRTGGHENAEQPFADPAQYAEAGAMRIPDSHPLVTGLMESLGLERRRFHLVDVDASGKPANRTWIHVNGIRARRADYQARPRRINRSFGVPARHENTPAADLLRSALAPARALVEDKRGRELVEGWASVLQKYGHWSMYRYLKERAGLDENTIDLIGTVQNLTSRLHLSFLHSFLSAALISPSTAFYELSGGTATLVDALYERVRDLVHLDRRAVRIEHRPGGGVTVHTVSESRTSPPVTEKFTGDEAIITVPFSGLRHVTFTPAFSYRKRRAITELHYDAATKVLLEFSRRWWEFSEQDWKRELDAVRPGLYAAYRAGKAPTDGSLLGAHPSVPDGQVPERQRIHYAAHRAPQRNQPEAARVIGGGSVTDNPNRFMYGPSHPVPGSPGGVLLASYSWSDDALKWDAYDDEERYPLALTGVQEVYGQRIEIFYTGKGRTQSWMRDPYAYGEASVMLPGQHTELFPDIPASEGPLHFAGCHTSLKPAWIEGALESAIRTALEVHTG; encoded by the coding sequence ATGAACGCACAGCCCTCCAGACGCTCCGTCATGGCCGCGGCCGGCAGCACCACCGTGACGGCCGGCCTCGTCGCGTCCGCCCCGCAGGCGGCCGCCGCGTCCACTCACGCGTCCACTCTCGCACCCCCGGCCGCGCCCAACGCGCCGCCCCAGGGCGCCGACCGGCAGACCTGCCTGGCAGTCGCCCGGGCCATCCTCGTCCTCGACGACGACAACCGGCCCCTCACCCCCGCGTACACCGACATCCTGCTCGGCAAGGGCCTGCCCCGTGGGGGCGTGAGCAGGAGGGTCCTGGTCGTCGGGGCCGGGCCGGCCGGTCTCGTGGCAGCCCACCTGCTGCGCGAGGCAGGGCATGACGTCACCGTGCTCGAAGCCAACGCCAATCGGGTCGGCGGGCGCATCAAGACCTTCCGTACCGGCGGCCATGAGAACGCCGAGCAGCCGTTCGCCGACCCCGCGCAGTACGCGGAGGCGGGAGCGATGCGGATCCCCGACAGCCACCCTCTGGTCACCGGGCTGATGGAATCGCTCGGCCTCGAACGCCGCCGCTTCCACCTCGTCGACGTCGACGCCTCGGGGAAACCCGCGAACCGCACCTGGATCCACGTCAACGGCATCCGGGCCCGCCGCGCCGACTACCAGGCCAGGCCCCGGCGGATCAACCGTTCCTTCGGTGTCCCCGCGCGGCACGAGAACACCCCGGCGGCCGACCTGCTGCGCTCCGCACTGGCACCGGCCAGGGCGCTGGTCGAGGACAAGCGCGGCCGCGAACTCGTCGAGGGCTGGGCTAGCGTGCTCCAGAAGTACGGGCACTGGTCGATGTACCGCTACCTCAAGGAACGGGCCGGACTCGACGAGAACACCATCGATTTGATCGGCACCGTCCAGAACCTCACCTCACGCCTGCATCTCTCCTTCCTGCACAGCTTCCTCTCCGCGGCCCTGATCAGCCCGAGCACCGCCTTCTACGAGCTGTCCGGAGGCACCGCCACTCTCGTCGACGCCCTCTACGAGCGGGTGCGTGACCTCGTGCACCTGGACCGGCGCGCCGTGCGGATCGAACACCGGCCCGGCGGTGGCGTCACCGTGCACACCGTCTCCGAGAGCCGCACGAGCCCGCCCGTGACGGAGAAGTTCACCGGCGACGAAGCGATCATCACCGTGCCGTTCTCCGGGCTGCGCCACGTCACCTTCACCCCCGCCTTCTCCTACCGGAAACGGCGTGCCATCACCGAACTCCACTACGACGCGGCCACCAAGGTGCTTCTGGAGTTCTCACGCCGCTGGTGGGAGTTCAGCGAGCAGGACTGGAAACGCGAACTCGACGCCGTACGGCCCGGTCTGTACGCGGCGTACCGGGCCGGGAAAGCGCCCACGGACGGCTCGTTGCTCGGCGCCCACCCCTCCGTCCCCGACGGTCAGGTCCCCGAGCGCCAGCGCATCCACTACGCGGCGCACCGCGCCCCCCAGCGGAACCAGCCCGAAGCGGCGCGGGTGATCGGCGGCGGCTCGGTCACCGACAATCCCAATCGTTTCATGTACGGACCCTCACACCCTGTTCCCGGCAGTCCGGGGGGAGTTCTGCTCGCTTCCTACAGCTGGTCCGACGACGCTTTGAAGTGGGACGCGTACGACGACGAGGAGCGGTACCCGTTGGCGCTCACCGGTGTTCAGGAGGTATACGGCCAGCGCATCGAAATCTTCTACACGGGTAAGGGCCGCACCCAGTCATGGATGCGCGACCCCTACGCCTACGGGGAGGCTTCCGTCATGCTTCCCGGCCAGCACACCGAACTCTTCCCCGACATCCCCGCTTCCGAAGGTCCCTTGCACTTCGCGGGCTGCCACACCTCCCTGAAGCCCGCATGGATCGAAGGAGCCCTCGAATCCGCGATCCGCACGGCACTGGAAGTCCACACCGGCTGA
- a CDS encoding GH12 family glycosyl hydrolase domain-containing protein, translating to MTGRHLRGALAATAAGILLAGLALFTGAGPAAAAPVTDCTQWGTTEMQGGAYTYQQNEWNSSARQCVSVDTTNGAWKLTEANFSLTTAGPPATYPSSYKGCHWGACTANSGLPIRVSELGSARSTFDTAQVASGAWNAAYDLWFNSAPTTDDQPDGTELMIWINHRGGVQPIGSRTATINSDGRTWDVWTGPGASGWKVISYVLQGGAAAVTDLDVKRLVDDATARGQINPAHYLIDAEAGFEIWQGGQGLGVNSFSFDAGKGSGGGDTTPPTAPRNPRSTGASSSSASLAWDPATDDVGVTSYDVYRGGTRVGSTGGTTYTDTGLTASTAYSYTVRARDAAGNVSPPTGPVSVTTEPGGGTGTGNLKVQYKTSDTSVTDNAIGMNLKLVNTGSSTQSLKDVEIRYWFDDSAPSYTTWCDWAQIGCSTLTHSVSTNGTTTGANRYLKVNVTDGTLAAGASTGDIQLRLHRSDWSNLNEADDYSHGTASTYTDAPKIGVYSDGQLLWGTAP from the coding sequence ATGACGGGACGACACCTGCGCGGCGCCCTCGCCGCCACCGCCGCGGGCATCCTGCTCGCCGGGCTCGCGCTGTTCACCGGCGCGGGCCCGGCGGCGGCCGCGCCGGTCACCGACTGCACCCAGTGGGGCACCACCGAGATGCAGGGCGGCGCGTACACGTACCAGCAGAACGAGTGGAACTCCTCGGCCCGCCAGTGCGTCAGCGTGGACACCACGAACGGAGCCTGGAAGCTGACCGAGGCGAACTTCTCGCTCACCACGGCGGGGCCGCCCGCCACCTACCCGTCCAGTTACAAGGGCTGCCACTGGGGCGCGTGCACCGCGAACAGCGGCCTGCCGATCCGGGTGAGCGAGCTGGGCAGCGCCCGGTCGACGTTCGACACCGCGCAGGTCGCCTCCGGTGCCTGGAACGCCGCGTACGACCTGTGGTTCAACTCCGCGCCCACCACCGACGACCAGCCGGACGGCACCGAGTTGATGATCTGGATCAACCACCGCGGCGGCGTCCAGCCGATCGGCTCCCGTACGGCGACGATCAACTCGGACGGCCGGACGTGGGACGTGTGGACCGGTCCCGGCGCCTCCGGATGGAAGGTCATCTCGTACGTGTTGCAGGGCGGCGCCGCCGCGGTGACCGACCTCGACGTGAAGCGCCTCGTCGACGACGCCACCGCACGCGGCCAGATCAACCCCGCGCACTACCTGATCGACGCCGAGGCAGGCTTCGAGATCTGGCAGGGCGGCCAGGGACTCGGCGTGAACTCCTTCTCGTTCGACGCCGGCAAGGGCTCGGGCGGCGGGGACACCACGCCGCCGACCGCGCCCCGCAACCCGCGGTCCACCGGGGCGAGTTCGTCGTCCGCCTCGCTGGCCTGGGACCCCGCCACGGACGACGTCGGCGTCACGTCGTACGACGTCTACCGCGGCGGCACGCGCGTCGGCTCCACCGGCGGCACGACGTACACCGACACCGGGCTGACGGCGTCCACCGCGTACAGCTACACCGTGCGCGCCCGGGACGCGGCCGGGAATGTCTCGCCGCCCACCGGTCCGGTGAGCGTCACCACTGAGCCCGGCGGCGGGACCGGCACCGGCAATCTGAAGGTGCAGTACAAGACGAGCGATACGAGCGTCACGGACAACGCCATCGGGATGAACCTGAAGTTGGTCAACACCGGCAGCAGTACGCAGAGCCTCAAGGACGTCGAGATCCGCTACTGGTTCGACGACTCGGCCCCCTCGTACACCACATGGTGCGACTGGGCGCAGATCGGCTGCTCGACCCTCACCCACTCGGTGTCGACGAACGGCACGACCACCGGGGCCAACCGCTACCTGAAGGTCAACGTCACCGACGGCACACTCGCCGCGGGCGCCTCGACCGGCGACATCCAACTACGCCTGCACCGCAGCGACTGGTCGAACCTCAACGAGGCCGACGACTACAGCCACGGCACCGCCAGTACATACACCGACGCACCGAAGATCGGCGTCTACTCCGACGGCCAGCTCCTGTGGGGCACCGCGCCCTGA
- a CDS encoding CASTOR/POLLUX-related putative ion channel, whose translation MARGTPALIGVLAVACGALVLLNGALLLLLAPAGVLSESGGSWLWSGFLRVISPTVITKDRGPAPFLTAATLMAFGGIFLMSTLIPVISAGLQNQLARLRRGRSVVVESGHTVVLGWSPHVHSVLSELVEANRNQRRACVTILAEKDRPEMEAAIRERVGRTATTRVVCRSGDPTDPVDIAIVSPSSARSIIVIPPEGEDPDIAVIKSLLAVDSCRESRGRGGESAPVIVASVQEAQNLSVARLAGGATCHVISAQGFISRLMVQMSLQCGLSAVYTGLLDFEGDEIYMQPQPELVGRTFGETLAAYRTSCVIGLMDASGRVRLNPRHDTVLRAQDQIVAISEDDDTVLLSETVPVVDETAIAPPDVPERPGRRVLMVGWSRHAPDVVRQLRTQLPAGSRVDVIADTDLTGAERMLASEDDGVPEVSFRQADTTRRDVLESADLGAYDHVMVICPNERDPRGSDARTLTTLLKLRDLAARHSYDFSLATEIADDRNRALVRAAKADDFIVSSELVSLCLAQLSENPQLSQIFDELFGPQGVQISLRPAVGYVRAGADTDFYTVTAAAARCGEIAIGHRIHDRAQLPPDYGVLINPDKADRVSYTEYDQIIILSAGTHGEP comes from the coding sequence ATGGCGCGCGGGACACCGGCACTCATCGGCGTACTGGCCGTTGCCTGCGGTGCACTCGTGTTGCTCAACGGGGCGCTGCTGTTGCTGCTCGCTCCGGCGGGTGTGCTTTCGGAGAGTGGAGGGTCGTGGCTGTGGTCCGGTTTCCTGCGGGTCATCAGCCCAACGGTGATCACCAAGGACAGAGGGCCTGCTCCGTTCCTGACCGCTGCGACGCTGATGGCCTTCGGCGGGATCTTTCTGATGAGCACGCTGATCCCGGTGATCAGCGCGGGGCTCCAGAACCAGCTGGCCCGCTTGCGCCGCGGCCGTTCGGTCGTGGTCGAGAGCGGGCACACGGTCGTGCTGGGCTGGTCGCCCCATGTCCATAGCGTGCTCTCCGAGTTGGTGGAGGCCAACCGCAACCAGCGCCGTGCCTGCGTGACCATCCTCGCGGAGAAGGACCGTCCGGAGATGGAGGCCGCGATCCGGGAACGGGTGGGGCGTACCGCCACCACCAGGGTCGTGTGCCGCAGCGGTGACCCCACCGACCCGGTCGACATCGCGATCGTCAGTCCTTCGAGCGCACGCTCGATCATCGTGATCCCGCCGGAGGGCGAGGATCCTGATATCGCGGTCATCAAGTCGTTGCTGGCCGTGGACAGTTGTCGGGAATCTCGGGGGCGGGGCGGGGAGAGCGCACCGGTGATCGTGGCCAGCGTCCAGGAGGCGCAGAACCTGTCCGTGGCGCGACTGGCCGGTGGTGCCACCTGTCACGTCATCAGCGCTCAGGGGTTCATCTCCCGGTTGATGGTGCAGATGAGCCTCCAGTGCGGGCTGTCCGCGGTCTATACCGGCCTGTTGGACTTCGAAGGCGATGAGATCTATATGCAGCCGCAGCCCGAGCTGGTCGGACGGACCTTCGGTGAGACGCTGGCGGCCTACCGGACCTCGTGCGTGATCGGGTTGATGGACGCGTCCGGCCGCGTACGGCTCAACCCCCGCCACGACACAGTGCTCCGCGCGCAGGACCAGATCGTTGCCATCAGCGAGGACGACGACACCGTGCTGCTGTCCGAAACGGTGCCCGTCGTCGACGAGACGGCGATCGCGCCACCCGATGTCCCCGAGCGTCCGGGCCGCCGGGTACTGATGGTGGGCTGGAGTCGGCACGCGCCCGACGTCGTCCGCCAGCTCCGGACGCAGCTGCCTGCCGGGTCCCGGGTGGACGTGATCGCCGATACAGACCTCACCGGCGCCGAGAGAATGCTGGCGAGCGAGGACGACGGTGTCCCGGAGGTGTCCTTTCGCCAGGCCGACACCACCCGCCGGGACGTGCTGGAGTCGGCCGATCTCGGGGCCTACGACCACGTCATGGTCATCTGCCCGAATGAGCGGGACCCCCGCGGCTCCGACGCCCGCACCCTCACCACCCTGCTGAAGCTGCGCGATCTGGCCGCCCGGCACTCCTACGACTTCTCCCTGGCCACGGAGATCGCCGACGACCGCAACCGCGCTCTGGTCCGGGCGGCGAAGGCGGACGACTTCATCGTGAGCAGCGAGCTGGTCAGCCTGTGCCTTGCCCAGCTCTCCGAGAACCCCCAGCTGAGTCAGATCTTCGACGAGCTGTTCGGACCGCAGGGCGTCCAGATCAGCCTGCGCCCCGCGGTCGGCTATGTACGGGCCGGGGCGGACACCGACTTCTACACGGTGACCGCCGCGGCTGCCCGGTGCGGTGAGATCGCCATCGGCCACCGCATCCACGACCGGGCCCAACTGCCGCCCGACTACGGGGTCCTGATCAACCCCGACAAGGCGGATCGCGTCAGCTACACCGAGTACGACCAGATCATCATCCTGTCGGCAGGCACACACGGCGAACCCTGA
- a CDS encoding glycoside hydrolase family 48 protein — protein MSAHPEVPEKSDRSALLSRRSFVGVAGGALVALGAGQAFAQAAEAPAGSAAQAAAAADGPYTEAFLTQYNKIKSPDSGYFSPDGIPYHCAETLIVEAPDHGHQTTSEAFSFWIWLEAAYGRVTGDWAPFNKSWEVAEASIIPPHIDQPTNDSYTPSKPATYAPEHPQVTSYPSELNSSVSVGSDPIAAELASAYGTMDVYGMHWLMDLDNVYGFGNKPGTGDELGPGKMASFINSYQRGAQESVWETIPQPSTDLFKYGGPNGYLDLFVKDSSYAKQWKYTNAPDADARAVQAAYWALTWATAQGKASQVSSSVAKAAKMGDYLRYSMFDKYFKKIGDCTSPTGCQAASGRDAQHYLLSWYYAWGGSAGTGGGWAWRIGDGIAHQGYQNPLAAWALSTIPALTPKSPTAKGDWQKSLTRQLEFLRWLQSSEGGLAGGCSNSWDGQYGTPPAGTPTFYGMAYDWQPVYHDPPSNNWFGFQVWCMERVAQYYYVTNNATAKAILDKWVAWASAETTVGADGSYRFPATLRWTGAPDTWSATNPGANTGLHVSVVDYGDDVGVGAALSMTLIHYAAKSGDADAAGLAKSLLDAMAEHADAKGIAVPETRRDYDRFDDPVYFPAGWSGTSPQGVRLGSGTTFIGMRPWLKQEPGWSKVQTYLDGGAPPVFTYHRFWAQAALALSFASYAELLGDEGGPGGGDTTAPTVPTGLKVTATTGTSVSLSWTASTDDTGVAAYDVYRDGTPVGTPTATTYTDTGLSASTAYHYRVAARDAAGNASALSAEVTGTTKAGGGTGGAKVQYKSTDSNATDNAIRMSLKVGNTGGGALSLSTVTIRYYFTGDGGPSTYGTWCDWAMLGAANITHRVVAMSSPKTGADHYLEVGFSAGAGSVAAGGDSGEIQLRVHKSNWSNFNEADDYSRGTNASFADASKITAYVGGGLVWGTAP, from the coding sequence GTGTCCGCACACCCCGAAGTGCCCGAAAAGTCCGACAGATCCGCGTTACTCTCCCGGCGTTCCTTCGTCGGCGTAGCCGGCGGCGCGCTCGTCGCCCTCGGCGCCGGGCAGGCGTTCGCCCAGGCCGCCGAGGCCCCGGCCGGGTCCGCCGCACAAGCGGCCGCCGCCGCCGACGGCCCCTACACGGAGGCCTTCCTCACTCAGTACAACAAGATCAAGAGCCCGGACAGCGGCTACTTCAGCCCGGACGGCATCCCGTACCACTGCGCCGAGACCCTGATCGTCGAGGCTCCCGACCACGGCCACCAGACGACCTCCGAGGCGTTCAGCTTCTGGATCTGGCTGGAGGCGGCGTACGGCCGGGTCACCGGCGACTGGGCCCCGTTCAACAAGTCCTGGGAGGTCGCCGAGGCCTCGATCATCCCGCCGCACATCGACCAGCCCACCAACGACTCGTACACCCCCTCCAAGCCCGCCACCTACGCGCCCGAGCACCCGCAGGTCACCAGCTACCCGTCCGAGCTGAACTCCTCCGTCTCCGTCGGCTCCGACCCCATCGCCGCCGAACTCGCCTCCGCGTACGGGACGATGGACGTCTACGGCATGCACTGGCTGATGGACCTCGACAACGTCTACGGCTTCGGCAACAAGCCCGGCACCGGCGACGAGCTCGGCCCCGGCAAGATGGCGTCGTTCATCAACAGCTACCAGCGCGGCGCGCAGGAGTCGGTCTGGGAGACCATCCCGCAGCCCAGCACCGACCTCTTCAAGTACGGCGGCCCCAACGGCTACCTAGACCTCTTCGTCAAGGACTCCTCGTACGCGAAGCAGTGGAAGTACACCAACGCCCCCGACGCCGACGCGCGCGCCGTGCAGGCCGCGTACTGGGCGCTGACGTGGGCCACGGCGCAGGGCAAGGCGAGCCAGGTCTCCTCCTCCGTGGCCAAGGCCGCGAAGATGGGCGACTACCTGCGCTACTCGATGTTCGACAAGTACTTCAAGAAAATCGGCGACTGCACCAGCCCCACGGGCTGCCAGGCCGCCTCCGGCCGCGACGCGCAGCACTACCTGCTGTCCTGGTACTACGCCTGGGGCGGCTCCGCGGGCACCGGCGGCGGCTGGGCCTGGCGCATCGGCGACGGCATCGCCCACCAGGGCTACCAGAACCCCCTCGCCGCCTGGGCACTGTCCACCATCCCCGCCCTCACCCCCAAGTCACCGACTGCGAAAGGTGACTGGCAGAAGTCGCTCACCCGGCAGCTTGAGTTCCTGCGCTGGCTGCAGTCCTCCGAGGGCGGGCTCGCCGGCGGCTGCTCCAACAGCTGGGACGGCCAGTACGGCACCCCGCCGGCCGGCACACCGACCTTCTACGGCATGGCGTACGACTGGCAGCCCGTCTACCACGACCCGCCGAGCAACAACTGGTTCGGCTTCCAGGTCTGGTGCATGGAGCGCGTAGCCCAGTACTACTACGTCACCAACAACGCGACCGCCAAGGCAATCCTCGACAAGTGGGTGGCCTGGGCCTCCGCGGAGACCACCGTCGGCGCCGACGGCAGCTACCGCTTCCCCGCCACCCTGCGCTGGACCGGCGCCCCCGACACCTGGAGCGCCACGAACCCCGGTGCCAACACCGGCCTGCACGTATCGGTCGTCGACTACGGCGACGACGTCGGCGTGGGCGCGGCGCTGTCCATGACGCTGATCCATTACGCCGCGAAGTCCGGGGACGCCGACGCCGCCGGACTCGCCAAGTCCCTGCTCGATGCCATGGCCGAGCACGCCGACGCCAAGGGCATCGCCGTCCCCGAGACCCGCCGCGACTACGACCGCTTCGACGACCCGGTGTACTTCCCGGCGGGCTGGTCCGGCACCTCCCCGCAGGGCGTGAGGCTGGGCTCCGGCACGACCTTCATCGGGATGCGGCCGTGGCTCAAACAGGAGCCGGGCTGGTCGAAGGTGCAGACGTACCTCGACGGCGGCGCCCCGCCGGTCTTCACGTACCACCGCTTCTGGGCGCAGGCGGCGCTGGCGCTCTCCTTCGCCTCGTACGCCGAGCTCCTCGGCGACGAGGGCGGCCCCGGCGGCGGCGACACCACCGCGCCGACCGTCCCGACCGGCCTGAAGGTGACGGCGACGACGGGCACCAGCGTGTCGCTGAGCTGGACGGCGTCCACCGACGACACGGGCGTCGCGGCGTACGACGTCTACCGCGACGGCACTCCGGTCGGCACCCCTACGGCGACCACCTACACCGACACCGGGCTCTCCGCCTCCACCGCATACCACTACCGGGTCGCCGCCCGCGACGCCGCGGGCAACGCCTCCGCACTGTCCGCCGAGGTCACCGGCACCACCAAGGCCGGTGGCGGTACGGGCGGGGCCAAGGTCCAGTACAAGAGCACCGACTCCAATGCCACCGACAACGCCATCCGTATGTCCCTGAAGGTCGGCAATACCGGCGGCGGCGCGCTCAGCCTCTCCACGGTGACCATCCGCTACTACTTCACCGGCGACGGCGGCCCGTCCACGTACGGCACCTGGTGCGACTGGGCGATGCTCGGCGCCGCCAACATCACCCACCGGGTGGTCGCCATGAGCAGCCCGAAGACCGGCGCGGACCACTACCTGGAGGTCGGCTTCAGCGCCGGCGCGGGCAGCGTCGCCGCGGGCGGCGACTCCGGCGAGATACAGCTGCGCGTGCACAAGAGCAACTGGTCGAACTTCAACGAGGCCGACGACTACAGCCGCGGCACCAACGCGTCGTTCGCGGACGCCTCCAAGATCACCGCGTACGTCGGCGGCGGGCTCGTCTGGGGAACGGCGCCATGA
- a CDS encoding glycoside hydrolase family 6 protein yields the protein MGAALSVALPTAPASAAAAARVDNPYVGAKPYVNPDWSAKAKAEPGGSVIADQPSFVWMDRIAAITGTSNGRGLRAHLDTALTQGATLFQVVIYDLPGRDCAALASNGELKAEELGRYKSEYIDPIAAILADPKYAALRISALIEPDSLPNMVTNAGSAAGATEACRHVKELGSYEKGVGYALNKLGDIPNVYNYIDAGHHGWLGWDTNFDPAVDQFKKAATSEGATVDDVAGFIVNTANYGALKEANFKVTDSVNGTTVRQAKWVDWNYYVDELSFAQALRDRLVSRGGFDPGLGMLIDTARNGWGGTARPTGPGPQTSVDAYVDGGRVDRRIHTGNWCNQQGAGVGERPRTAPEPGIDAYVWAKPPGESDGNSQPIDNDEGKGFDRMCDPTYEGNARNGNNPTGAMANAPLAGRWFSAQFQMLLTNAYPPLNGGGDPGPDTEAPSVPAGLKTTGATSSSVSLSWTASTDNVGVASYDVYRDGTLVGSTGGTTYTDSSLTASTTYQYKVRARDAAGNASAQSAQVTGTTTSGGGPGTGNLKVQYKTSDTSVADNAIGMNLKLVNTGSSTQSLKDVEIRYWFDDSAPSYTTWCDWAQIGCSTLTHSVSTNGTTTGANRYLKVNVTDGTLAAGASTGDIQLRLHRSDWSNLNEADDYSHGTASAYTDAPKIGVYSDGQLLWGTAP from the coding sequence ATGGGCGCCGCGCTCAGCGTCGCGCTGCCCACCGCACCGGCCTCGGCGGCCGCGGCGGCCCGCGTCGACAACCCGTACGTGGGCGCCAAGCCGTACGTCAACCCCGACTGGTCCGCCAAGGCGAAGGCCGAGCCCGGCGGCTCCGTCATCGCCGACCAGCCCAGCTTCGTCTGGATGGACCGGATCGCCGCGATCACCGGCACCTCCAACGGCCGTGGCCTGCGCGCCCACCTCGACACCGCGCTGACGCAGGGCGCCACACTCTTCCAGGTCGTCATCTACGACCTGCCGGGCCGCGACTGCGCCGCGCTCGCCTCCAACGGCGAGCTGAAGGCGGAGGAACTCGGCCGGTACAAGTCGGAGTACATCGACCCGATCGCGGCGATCCTCGCCGACCCGAAGTACGCGGCACTGCGGATCTCCGCGCTGATCGAACCGGACTCGCTGCCCAACATGGTCACCAACGCGGGCAGCGCCGCCGGCGCCACGGAGGCCTGTCGGCACGTGAAGGAGCTGGGGTCGTACGAAAAGGGCGTCGGCTACGCGCTGAACAAGCTCGGCGACATCCCCAATGTCTACAACTACATCGACGCGGGACACCACGGCTGGCTCGGCTGGGACACCAACTTCGACCCGGCGGTGGACCAGTTCAAGAAGGCCGCCACCTCCGAGGGCGCGACGGTCGACGACGTCGCCGGCTTCATCGTCAACACCGCCAACTACGGCGCGCTGAAGGAGGCGAACTTCAAGGTCACCGATTCGGTGAACGGCACCACCGTGCGCCAGGCCAAGTGGGTCGACTGGAACTACTACGTCGACGAGCTGTCCTTCGCCCAGGCGCTGCGCGACCGCCTGGTCAGCCGCGGCGGCTTCGATCCCGGCCTCGGCATGCTCATCGACACCGCCCGCAACGGCTGGGGCGGCACCGCACGGCCCACAGGACCCGGCCCGCAGACCTCCGTCGATGCCTACGTCGACGGCGGCAGGGTGGACCGCCGCATCCACACCGGCAACTGGTGCAACCAGCAGGGAGCCGGAGTCGGCGAACGCCCGCGGACCGCGCCCGAGCCGGGCATCGACGCGTACGTGTGGGCCAAGCCCCCGGGCGAGTCGGACGGCAACAGCCAGCCCATCGACAACGACGAGGGCAAGGGCTTCGACCGGATGTGCGACCCGACCTACGAGGGCAACGCACGCAACGGCAACAATCCGACCGGTGCCATGGCCAACGCTCCGCTGGCCGGCCGCTGGTTCTCCGCACAGTTCCAGATGCTGCTGACCAACGCCTACCCGCCGCTGAACGGCGGCGGCGACCCGGGCCCCGACACCGAGGCGCCGAGTGTCCCGGCGGGCCTGAAGACGACGGGCGCCACCTCGTCGTCGGTGTCGCTGTCCTGGACCGCCTCGACGGACAACGTGGGCGTCGCGTCGTACGACGTGTACCGCGACGGGACCCTCGTCGGCTCCACCGGCGGCACGACGTACACCGACAGCTCTCTGACCGCCTCGACCACCTACCAGTACAAGGTGCGGGCGCGGGACGCCGCCGGGAACGCCTCGGCCCAGTCCGCGCAGGTCACCGGCACGACGACTTCGGGGGGTGGGCCGGGCACCGGCAATCTGAAGGTGCAGTACAAGACGAGCGATACGAGCGTCGCAGACAACGCCATCGGGATGAATCTGAAGTTGGTCAACACCGGCAGCAGTACGCAGAGCCTCAAGGACGTCGAGATCCGCTACTGGTTCGACGACTCGGCCCCCTCGTACACCACATGGTGCGACTGGGCGCAGATCGGCTGCTCGACCCTCACCCACTCGGTGTCGACGAACGGCACGACCACCGGGGCCAACCGCTACCTGAAGGTCAACGTCACCGACGGCACACTCGCCGCGGGCGCCTCGACCGGCGACATCCAACTGCGGCTGCACCGCAGCGACTGGTCGAACCTCAACGAGGCCGACGACTACAGCCACGGCACCGCCAGCGCATACACCGACGCACCGAAGATCGGCGTCTACTCCGACGGCCAGCTCCTGTGGGGCACCGCCCCATAA